In a single window of the Arthrobacter sp. StoSoilA2 genome:
- a CDS encoding NUDIX hydrolase, translating to MTLEFDTRPAAYAIIIQEDRILLAYWKQDGKEGWTLPGGGLDLAEHPVDGCRREVYEETGYEARIDRMLGIDVGHWPAEAGQDGTLRDFQALRLVYEATIVGGELTHEVDGSTTHAAWIPLEDIGKLNRVSLVDVALRLHNERPADGKLD from the coding sequence ATGACCCTGGAGTTCGACACCCGCCCTGCCGCTTACGCCATCATCATTCAGGAGGACCGGATTCTTCTCGCCTACTGGAAGCAGGACGGCAAAGAAGGCTGGACGCTGCCGGGCGGGGGCCTGGACCTTGCGGAGCATCCCGTGGACGGATGCCGCCGCGAGGTCTATGAAGAAACCGGTTATGAGGCCCGCATCGATCGCATGCTGGGCATCGACGTCGGACACTGGCCCGCGGAAGCCGGGCAGGACGGTACGCTGCGGGACTTCCAGGCGCTCCGGCTGGTCTACGAGGCCACGATCGTCGGTGGCGAGCTGACGCACGAGGTGGATGGCAGCACTACCCATGCGGCGTGGATTCCCCTGGAAGATATCGGCAAACTCAACCGGGTCTCCCTGGTGGACGTGGCACTACGTCTGCACAATGAGCGGCCAGCCGACGGGAAGCTCGACTAA
- a CDS encoding beta-galactosidase family protein has protein sequence MNNALLSYHDAVLYRSGEPYRILAGAIHYFRVHPDLWQDRLRRLKAMGANTVDTYVAWNFHQPKREEAPDFTGWRDIGRFIDLAAEEGLDVIVRPGPYICAEWDNGGFPAWLTGIPGIGLRCMDPQFTAAIEEWFDHLLPQIASRQASAGGPVVAVQIENEYGSYGDDHEYIRWNRRALEERGITELLFTADGGTDYFLDGGSVEGTWATATLGSRGDEAIATWQRRRPDEPFFNVEFWGGWFDHWGEHHHRRDAHDAAAEARKMLDAGGSVCVYMAHGGTNFGLGSGSNHDGTMLQPTVTSYDSDAPIAENGALTPKFHAFRKEFYRAQGIEDLPELPAGLLTDAPVLPAQSLALTEGRDLLELVRDSGKPVTSVKPLTFEQLGLDAGMVLYAAEATLPGRPGAPVESRLKITGLNDRAYIWVDGQFAGVLDDVNGAEGLAVTGTGVPAKLEILVENLGRINYGPLTGHGKGIQGGVLINQRYTFHWTQTPVPLAEWAAEELEGLSGAEFLVAEPADTYIALPGSGKGFVWLNGFLLGRYWDKGPQVTLYAPAPLVKRGLNSIKVLELAQAGTVVELREGPDLGPEESGPIMAAELP, from the coding sequence GTGAACAACGCCCTTTTGAGCTACCACGACGCCGTCCTCTACCGTTCGGGTGAACCGTATCGCATCCTTGCGGGAGCCATCCACTACTTCCGGGTTCACCCCGATTTGTGGCAGGACCGCCTACGTCGGCTGAAGGCCATGGGCGCCAACACTGTTGACACCTACGTCGCCTGGAACTTCCACCAGCCTAAGCGCGAAGAGGCGCCGGACTTTACAGGCTGGAGGGACATTGGCCGTTTCATCGATCTCGCCGCGGAGGAAGGTTTGGACGTCATTGTCCGGCCAGGCCCCTACATTTGCGCGGAGTGGGACAACGGCGGCTTCCCGGCCTGGCTCACCGGAATCCCCGGGATCGGCCTGCGGTGCATGGATCCACAGTTTACGGCCGCGATCGAGGAGTGGTTCGATCACCTTCTCCCGCAGATCGCCTCACGGCAGGCATCTGCGGGCGGCCCGGTCGTCGCCGTCCAGATTGAGAACGAATATGGCAGCTACGGCGACGACCACGAGTACATCCGCTGGAACCGCCGTGCTTTGGAGGAGCGCGGGATCACTGAGCTGCTGTTCACCGCCGACGGCGGCACTGACTACTTCCTCGACGGCGGCTCCGTCGAGGGGACCTGGGCGACAGCCACGTTGGGAAGCCGGGGTGACGAGGCTATCGCAACATGGCAGAGGCGCCGACCGGACGAGCCGTTCTTCAATGTCGAATTCTGGGGTGGTTGGTTTGACCACTGGGGCGAACACCACCACCGCCGCGACGCCCACGACGCCGCGGCGGAAGCACGGAAAATGCTCGATGCTGGTGGATCGGTGTGCGTCTACATGGCACATGGAGGCACCAACTTTGGCCTGGGATCCGGCAGCAACCACGATGGCACCATGCTCCAGCCGACGGTCACCAGCTACGACTCCGATGCCCCTATTGCCGAGAACGGAGCATTAACGCCAAAGTTCCATGCCTTCAGGAAGGAGTTCTACCGCGCCCAGGGCATCGAGGACCTTCCTGAACTGCCTGCCGGGTTGCTCACGGACGCCCCGGTCCTTCCAGCGCAGTCCCTGGCCCTGACGGAAGGCCGGGACCTGTTGGAGCTCGTCCGCGATTCGGGCAAGCCGGTTACCAGCGTCAAACCGCTCACTTTTGAACAGTTGGGACTCGACGCCGGCATGGTCCTTTATGCGGCCGAGGCGACTCTCCCGGGACGCCCCGGGGCCCCAGTAGAGAGCCGCCTCAAAATCACAGGGTTGAATGACCGTGCCTACATCTGGGTGGATGGTCAGTTTGCCGGGGTCCTCGACGATGTGAACGGGGCCGAAGGGTTGGCTGTCACCGGAACCGGCGTCCCGGCCAAGCTGGAGATCCTCGTGGAGAACCTGGGCCGCATCAACTACGGTCCCCTGACCGGGCATGGCAAAGGAATCCAGGGCGGTGTCCTGATCAACCAGCGCTACACCTTCCACTGGACGCAAACGCCAGTACCGTTGGCTGAATGGGCGGCAGAGGAGCTCGAGGGACTATCCGGAGCGGAGTTCTTGGTTGCGGAACCGGCGGATACATATATTGCGCTCCCTGGTTCCGGAAAGGGCTTCGTCTGGCTCAACGGCTTCCTGTTGGGCCGATATTGGGACAAAGGGCCTCAGGTAACCCTGTATGCCCCGGCGCCCCTGGTGAAGCGTGGCCTCAACAGCATCAAGGTGCTGGAGCTCGCCCAAGCGGGGACCGTCGTCGAGCTCCGTGAAGGACCGGACCTCGGCCCGGAAGAGTCGGGGCCGATCATGGCGGCCGAATTGCCTTAG
- the rsgA gene encoding ribosome small subunit-dependent GTPase A, producing MNTNASSSDPKNSFSDAVDGHRLQGPTDYGYTESTAELFRTNPATDGHTSVNTPARVVRLDRNRVLVASSSGLLHLPYPGHGLVPATGDWVWLGHNGAGEPSVVEVLPRHSALSRKRAFEASSEEQILGSNIDIVAVVVPVDRPLTHNRLERTLVAAWDSGATPLVVITKADLADLADDVVGEVILQAAGVEVVTTSAEQGDGIEDLRQHIPDGATLVLLGPSGAGKSTLINALAGRDLQATGEVRAGDGKGRHTTTSRELVPLAGGAVLMDTPGVRGFGLFDAEDGMEEMFGDLEGLFAGCRFADCSHQAEPGCAVLEALADGTLDERRWGSYLKLQRELAALNRKHDAAARRAYQREWHQKVMSADRGQRAAERHRHDQAQERAAKGGKRRKR from the coding sequence GTGAATACTAACGCTTCTTCAAGCGACCCAAAAAACAGTTTCAGCGACGCAGTCGACGGCCACCGTCTCCAAGGCCCAACAGACTACGGCTATACCGAAAGCACCGCTGAACTCTTCCGCACCAATCCCGCTACGGACGGCCACACCAGCGTCAACACTCCGGCACGGGTGGTCCGCCTCGACAGGAACCGTGTGCTCGTAGCCTCAAGCAGCGGCCTGCTCCATCTTCCCTATCCCGGGCATGGTTTGGTGCCCGCCACCGGGGACTGGGTGTGGCTGGGGCATAACGGCGCCGGTGAGCCATCCGTCGTCGAGGTTCTTCCCCGGCATTCGGCCCTGAGCCGAAAGCGCGCTTTCGAGGCATCCTCCGAAGAACAAATCCTGGGCAGCAACATCGACATCGTGGCGGTAGTGGTTCCCGTGGACCGGCCTCTTACCCATAACCGGCTGGAGCGGACGCTCGTGGCCGCATGGGATTCCGGCGCAACTCCGCTGGTCGTCATTACCAAAGCCGACCTGGCGGACCTGGCAGACGACGTCGTAGGTGAAGTCATCCTCCAGGCTGCCGGCGTGGAGGTGGTCACCACCTCCGCAGAGCAGGGCGACGGCATCGAGGACCTCAGGCAGCACATCCCGGACGGGGCCACGCTGGTGCTGCTCGGCCCTTCGGGTGCCGGCAAATCCACGCTCATCAACGCCCTCGCCGGACGCGATCTCCAGGCAACGGGTGAGGTGCGTGCCGGTGACGGCAAGGGGCGGCATACCACCACCTCCCGGGAACTGGTGCCGCTGGCAGGCGGTGCCGTGCTCATGGACACTCCAGGTGTCCGTGGCTTTGGGCTGTTCGACGCCGAAGACGGAATGGAGGAGATGTTCGGCGACCTTGAGGGGCTGTTCGCCGGATGCCGCTTCGCCGATTGCTCCCACCAAGCCGAGCCGGGGTGCGCCGTGTTGGAGGCGCTCGCCGACGGAACCCTGGACGAGCGCCGGTGGGGCAGCTACCTCAAACTGCAACGCGAACTGGCGGCCCTGAACCGGAAACACGATGCCGCAGCCAGGCGGGCCTATCAGCGCGAATGGCATCAAAAGGTGATGTCGGCGGACAGGGGACAGCGTGCCGCGGAAAGACACCGGCACGATCAAGCCCAGGAACGCGCAGCAAAGGGCGGCAAACGACGCAAACGCTGA
- a CDS encoding ABC transporter permease: MEWFLANIGLVLGLAGQHLVLALIPMLLGLVISIPLAQLARRNSTLRSVVATATSLLYTIPSLALFIILPTILGTRILDPLNVVVALTIYAVALLVRAAMDAFDSVDDDLRNAAVAMGFKPSARFFQVDLPLSLPVLFAGLRVVSVSNISLVSVAALLGVGNLGILFTDGLQRTFVTEVVVGIIAILILALLMDAVLVVLERLLTPWTRAAGGGTGERKNGTALLTEPKTGPHLPHAPVRPDPGASA, translated from the coding sequence ATGGAGTGGTTCCTGGCGAACATTGGCCTGGTTCTCGGCTTGGCCGGCCAGCACCTTGTGCTCGCACTCATCCCGATGCTGCTTGGGCTGGTGATCTCAATTCCCCTGGCGCAGCTCGCCCGGCGGAACAGTACCCTGAGGTCTGTGGTGGCCACGGCGACGTCCTTGCTCTACACCATCCCGTCCCTGGCGCTTTTCATCATCCTGCCCACCATCCTGGGCACGCGGATCCTGGATCCCCTCAACGTCGTGGTCGCCTTGACGATCTATGCGGTGGCCTTGCTGGTCCGTGCCGCCATGGATGCGTTCGACTCCGTTGACGACGATCTCCGCAACGCTGCCGTGGCCATGGGCTTCAAGCCCTCGGCCCGCTTCTTCCAGGTGGACCTCCCGCTGTCACTGCCGGTCCTTTTCGCCGGGCTCCGCGTCGTGTCAGTCAGCAACATCTCGCTGGTCAGCGTTGCTGCCCTGTTGGGAGTCGGCAACCTCGGAATCCTGTTCACCGATGGTTTGCAGAGGACCTTCGTCACCGAAGTAGTGGTTGGCATCATCGCCATCCTTATCCTCGCCTTGCTGATGGATGCAGTCCTTGTGGTGCTGGAGCGTCTCCTGACTCCGTGGACACGGGCGGCAGGCGGCGGCACGGGCGAACGCAAGAACGGCACCGCCTTGCTCACTGAACCGAAAACCGGACCACACCTGCCCCACGCCCCAGTACGGCCGGATCCGGGTGCATCGGCATGA
- a CDS encoding ABC transporter ATP-binding protein: MAEAMIEFQSVTKQYQGGQPAVDNLTMSIDKGAITVLVGPSGCGKTTSLRMINRMVEPSSGTITVAGKDVSTVPAAQLRRSMGYVMQSSGLLPHRSVLDNIATVPRLNGVSKADARKRAAELLDVVGLASVLGKRYPSQLSGGQQQRVGVARALAADPPVLLMDEPFSAVDPVVRDELQQELLRLQRELAKTIVFVTHDIDEATVLGDKVAVFAIGGKLAQYAAPEEILRAPANDFVASFVGRDRGFRHLAFDVADSVRLHPVTMVGQTEGQNAGRRSGEWALVVDDESRPLGWSSPRDGAGLVPGGSLFHKGDTLRRALDSALSSPSGLGVAVDDDGRVAGVLKAPEVLALIEEVRRHREDAT; the protein is encoded by the coding sequence ATGGCAGAAGCCATGATTGAGTTCCAGAGCGTGACCAAGCAATACCAAGGCGGCCAGCCGGCCGTCGACAACCTGACCATGTCCATCGACAAGGGGGCCATCACCGTCCTCGTCGGTCCCTCGGGCTGTGGCAAAACGACGTCCCTGCGCATGATCAACCGCATGGTGGAACCAAGTTCGGGCACCATCACGGTGGCAGGCAAGGATGTCTCCACAGTGCCGGCAGCGCAGCTTCGCCGCTCCATGGGCTATGTCATGCAGTCCTCCGGGCTGCTTCCGCACCGGTCCGTTTTGGATAACATCGCTACGGTTCCGCGGCTCAACGGCGTATCCAAAGCGGATGCGCGCAAACGTGCCGCAGAACTTCTCGACGTCGTTGGGCTGGCTTCGGTGCTCGGCAAACGGTATCCCTCGCAACTGTCAGGCGGTCAGCAGCAGCGCGTGGGAGTGGCACGCGCGCTCGCAGCCGACCCGCCGGTGCTTCTGATGGACGAGCCCTTCAGCGCCGTTGACCCGGTGGTCCGCGATGAACTCCAGCAGGAACTCCTGCGCCTGCAGCGCGAGCTGGCTAAAACCATCGTGTTTGTCACGCATGATATTGACGAGGCCACGGTGTTGGGCGACAAAGTGGCAGTCTTTGCTATTGGCGGCAAGCTTGCCCAGTATGCCGCCCCGGAAGAAATCCTGCGGGCACCGGCCAACGATTTTGTGGCCTCCTTCGTGGGCAGGGACCGTGGTTTCCGCCACCTTGCCTTCGACGTCGCCGACTCCGTGAGACTCCACCCCGTCACCATGGTGGGACAAACCGAGGGCCAAAACGCCGGACGCCGTTCGGGGGAGTGGGCGCTGGTGGTGGACGACGAATCACGTCCCCTCGGGTGGTCCTCACCCCGGGACGGTGCCGGGCTGGTCCCCGGAGGTTCCCTCTTCCATAAGGGAGACACTTTGCGCCGGGCGCTGGATTCGGCGTTGTCCTCGCCATCGGGATTGGGCGTTGCCGTGGACGACGACGGCAGGGTAGCCGGGGTCTTGAAGGCGCCGGAAGTCCTTGCCCTGATCGAGGAAGTCCGCCGCCACAGGGAGGACGCCACCTGA